The following is a genomic window from Bactrocera tryoni isolate S06 chromosome 2, CSIRO_BtryS06_freeze2, whole genome shotgun sequence.
ACTAACCAGAATATAACTGACAGATGGCTGCTAAGCAGATATTAAGAAAACAGTCTTTAATGTTTCTACACTCCCGAATGACTGAAACCGCTTTTTATATAAAGAGTTTAGAGGTTTAGGTAAATATAAACCATACCTCTAAGACTGATTTTCGTATTATCTAAGATTTACATATGAAAAGTTTGCTGTCTGGTCTCCAACCAAGAACTCACAAATTATGCTAATATTGAACACATATACGCCGCTTACAAATAACGgtttaaatttgtttctaaACAGTATTTTCTTTTCCAGGTAAAAATTCATCCAACATGGGACTACATCAACGACATCTATCGAACTTTTACAAATTGCAGCAGCACACCTTGAAACAAGAAAAGATTTTATAGAGAAGCATAGGCACATAACcatctttaaaaacaaaaaaaaacaaagaataacGGAATAGCGCACAAGCTCGATTTATTTCTTTCACAAAAAGCACACACAATTTTTAATCATAAGTAATAATGTCCTCCACAAAGGCAGAGAGCGCCGCTGGCGCCAATCCCGCCGTGGCTGCCTTTGGCTCAACGCTGGCCGGGAGTGCATTCCAGCTGCCTGTGAATATGCATGCACAGCTTGCCGCGAATGGCAGCAATGGACACAGTACGAATGGCACAACTAcaaccaccacaacaacaacaacgcgaaACAATATATCCGTGACGAATATCAAATGCGAAATGGATGAGGGAGTTGTGGGAACACTAATGCCCAACGGCAACAATATAGTGCCTGTCATCGCCACAACGGGCGCTGCTAGCTATTATAACGGTGCTAGCGGTGGAGGAGGCGGCGGCAGTGGCGTGGGTATACGCATACCAGTGACGAAAGCAGAAGATTCTGACTCCGAAGCTGAGTTGacgaatattgaaaatttaaaagtgaCGCGACGTGCGCACAACAATGCGGACAGCAGCAGTGGCACAATGGGCGCGGGTGGTGCGGTCAGTATTGGCGGCGGTGGCAGCGCTAATAACGGAAATCACAATAAGAATGGGCCGCGACCCATGTCATGGGAGGGTGAACTCTCCGAAACGGAGACGACTGAAACGGAGCTAATGGAGACGGAGAACTCGTTGAGTAACAGTGGTGTGGCGACACATAATTTCAATGCAACAAGCATAGGTGTAGCGGTGATTAAGAGCGAGGCGACGACAACAACGCCAGGACACACATTAGCGCCGACGCCTACGCATCCCATAAAACCCGAGCAAATGGAACAGATATCCGTGGAAGTGCATGGTGGCGCTTTAGCTGGACTGGGTACCACCATGCGCAGCGGTTTGGGCAGCAGCAGTAGCGCGGGTAGTCTTTATTCCGCCACGCATACAAAGTTGGCGCCCACACAAAGTGATCCCATCAATTTGAAGTATGAACCCGAGGCGGCGGCTGCTGCTGCAGGTTTAATGCCTACTGGAGCTAATGTCAATTCGCCGCTTTTGACGCGCAACAAGTCTGCCACATTGCCACTGCCTGCCAATCCCAGCCCCGATTCTGCCATACATTCCGTCTATACGCACAGTTCACCGTCCCAGTCGCCGTTGACATCGCGTCATGCGCCATACACGCCTTCGCTGAGTCGCAACAATAGCGATGCATCGCATAGCTCATGCTACTCCTACAGCTCGGAGTTCAGCCCGACACATTCACCCATACAGGGCAGACATGCGCCACCGGCGCCCGCACTCTATGGCAACTACAATGGTTCATTACATCATTCGGTGATCTATCGACCCATCTCGGTAGCGGATGGCGCTGCTGGCGCTGTAACTGGTAACGGTAATGCTGGTGGTAACTGCAGTACGGAAGCGCAAAATCTTAGCATGGACACAAAGGTCTCGCCGCTGAATATCGGTTTGGAAGGTTTGCCCGCTTCACCGGCTGGTATTTCACGTCAGCAGCTCATCAATTCGCCGTGTCCGATTTGTGGCGATAAAATTTCTGGCTTCCATTATGGTATTTTCTCGTGCGAATCGTGTAAGGGCTTCTTCAAGCGTACCGTACAGAATCGCAAGAATTATGTGTGTGTACGCGGTGGTCCGTGTCCGGTTAGTATTTCGACGCGTAAAAAATGTCCAGCCTGTCGTTTTGAGAAATGCCTGCAGAAGGGCATGAAACTCGAAGCGATACGTGAAGATCGTACACGTGGTGGTCGTTCCACATACCAGTGCTCATATACGCTGCCCAACTCGATGCTGAGTCCGTTAATGTGTCCGGAGCAGCAGGGTGTGGCGGCGGCGGTTGCGGCAGCTGCAGCGGCAGCGGctaatcagcaacaacaacagcatggaCGGTTGGGTGCGCCAATGGCTCACTCAATGTctgcgcagcaacaacaacagcacacgTTGAACGGGCTCTCAGGTGGTCTCGGCGCCGGACAATCCATAATCAAGTCGGAGCAATGCGACGACAGTGGCGCTTCAGCGCGCGCAACAAACATTCCAACGCTGTTGCAGGTGAGTTTGTTATTTCATGGAGATGAACTGGAATTAAGAAAAGCATCTGTACTTACAGTAGTGGAAAACTATTTCTGCTGTTTGAGAGTGCCACAGTTTAAAAAATGTGAGACAACCcttaaactgaaaataattcTCTCTTCTCTTAGTTCCTTATCCTGTGGCTGCTTTCAATTAGGAGAACGATAAAGGACAGATCGAATGACGGTCCATAGACTGTTGACGAACACATCAGACCCAGCTGTTCGAAAGTGGTCAATTTGTAGTCCACTGCTTGAGGATCATAGCTAGATCCCAAACAAGTTCTAACCGTCTTTGTTCATTGAGTACTACGAACCCGCTTCCTTCAGTCTGTTCAAGTTAAATAATAAGATATTCAATGAAAGCTTACATTGTGAAAAGAAACTGTAAGGCGGTATTTTCCTTGTCGGAAGTAGTCTTACGACACACCTAGGCCTTTGGAAGACCCATTGTGTTACCACCGTGCGTGAAAAGTTTTACCTAAACAACCTCCGAGACGTCTTCAAGAAACTATCTACCGATAGTTGcgattatttttctatatagaGCTTTACAATCGCGTAGAAAATGTTTGGTACcttcctcttcttctacctCCTGACAGCTTCTACAATAGGCGTTGTAAGGCGTTCCTAGTCTACTGGCATGTCTGCGTAGAGAGCATATGCCAGAGGCATAAGATTTCCCTCTTTTCCAGAGTATAATTTTCGGGTGGTGCCAGTTCTGGCTAATATATCTGCTTCACAGTTCCCTGCGCTATCACCATTTACTGGGCGCCATAGCACGTTCATTGTGATATAGCACTTTAGATCCACTAAGAGATCAAGTCATTATTTCACTGACTTCGTCTAAGAGACTTTGGTGATCTCAAAGCCGCCTGACTActgtatatttagatatattccTTGTTATGAGCACACTCCTTGTTAGAGTCTCTCTTTATTGCTGTGATCTCCCtttggaagacactgcagtggTTTGGTAGACGGAAGGCGATTTCGGTATATAGTTTAGTAGATAAGACTCCCACTCGGTTGTCTAGTTTGGAGATATCCGTATCATTCTTCTCTGGAACAGAAGGTAAATGGATTTAGATAAAACCTGTCGAAGGTAACTAGCAATTCCACAAGAAAATCTAGAAATTCTTGAGATTAAAATgcttttctcaataaattgatAAACGTTTATAGGTAGCGAACTATAAAGAATGTGGCCAATCATTCTGTCAGAAACAGAATAATTCTTTTGAGTCAGTTTTAGCTTCTGGCTCTAATCCAAAGGCTTATTGGTCGTTGTGACAATATCAGATGAGAATCCTGGCTTCATCAGATGAGAGTGTTGGCTTGATAATTAAGACCCGCATAAATCAACAAAGCGCTTTGACCGATCAATGGATGTTCCCTTTTCACCTTCTTCCCTACAACTTTGACTGATTGTTTAGTCTTAAGCTTGAATGTCTATTGGACAATGTTCAGTAAGAACTCATACGATTGGGCAAGTCGTTTTaacacattttgctcgctaaggAAGGCAAAGGAAAGAAGGGAGTACCGTTTTTGGCTGTTTCGGCTATTAGTATAACCCTACTCTAAGCCAGAAGGAACCCGTAAGAATGACAACCGAGATCCAactcttgaaaaatatttcctcGTGCTTGTTGGCGAATACCGATCGTTTTTCTGCAATCGCTCGGTTTAATTTAATAAGTTGTTGTCGGTAACGTCCCTCATTAATGATTTCTTCCGGATTTAGAAGCTCAGTACAGTACGCGCTTCCGATGCCATCAAATACAGATGGTTGgtcaattttcatataaatatttttgggttTAAGGTTGTCATAATGGatacatttttcatacaatCTGGGCTTCAATTCATACGTCATTCATTTTCCTTACTTTTGAATGTGTATCCACTGCTCGGATGCTCTTAAACGCTTGAAATGGTTGCTTAAGCGTCTCCTAAGCAAGCTTTTTGTGTGTTTAGCCGCAATCTTCCTTGAGTAAAGCTGCTAGTTCCAAATCTTAAAATTAGTTTGGCAGCCTAGAATGTTCTTGACGGTCTAAGACAAAATCACCACTGAAGTTTTCTGGTACAGCTGTGATTTTCCtcatattaaagtaataaaGAAGAAACCTCCTCAAAAACACAACATACTTTTCAGGCACAAAGtatcatatataaatttaaatttcataattgaATCAAGCACAAGTAAAAAATCTGTTCCTTTACGTTTTCTAGGAAATCATGGATGTTGAGCACCTGTGGCAATATAATGAAGCAGAATTGGCACGTCTCAATCAACCGATCTCTACATCGTCTTCTTCCTCTTCCAATGCATCTTCGTCTTCATCATCCACAGCGTCCGCCGGAGGCGCTCCAACCGGCAATCCACAAATGACAAACCCACTACTGGCCAGTGCCGGGTTTGGCAACGGCGAAAACACCAATCCCGATTTAATTGCCCACCTGTGCAATGTGGCCGATCATCGGCTGTATAAGATCGTGAAATGGTGCAAGAGCTTGCCGCTCTTCAAGCATATATCGGTATATCCAAATCTATTTAATTTCAGAGcacacttttttattgtttttctcaCTTATTTTGCAGATCGACGATCAAATTTGCCTGCTCATCAATTCGTGGTGTGAGCTGTTGCTCTTCTCATGCTGCTATCGCTCGATCGATACACCGGGCGAAATCAAAATGTCACAAGGCAAGAAGATCAGCTTGGCGCAGGCGAAATCCAGTGGCTTACAGGTGAGCAGCAAACAAAGAAATGTCAGAATAATAAAGTTTGAGTGTGTAGCTGTTTGTacaatttctaattttgtctctCTCATTCTCTTTTTTGCTTAAATAGGCCTGCATTGAACGCATGTTGAACATGACAGAGAATTTGCGACGTTTGCGCGTCGATCGCTATGAATATGTTGCCATGAAAGTGATTGTGCTGCTGCAATCGGGTAAATGTTGTATATAATTTAAGCtgtatactatactatatatttatatttgcaatgTGGCGCCTtttccatctggtctttccaacggagtggatgacttcctctgcttcccacgaCGGGCACCGCGTCGAATACGCCAAGAGCTAGAGTGTTTCATCcatttggacaacatgacctagccagcgtagacgCTCTCttatttcgctgaactatgtcaatgtcgtggTATAGCCCATTGTTCTATCGACTGCAATATTCTCCGTTACCAATGcgcaaaaaaccataaatcttccacctttctctcgaaaactccgccgactcatcagatgtcatCATACATCGCTCTGGGTCATGTTAGGGGGATGATAAGTGATTTGCAGAATTTGAtatttattcgtcgagagagaaaattacttctcaattacctactcagatGGAAATTGCACCTGTTGAAAAGAGttgttctgcgttggatttcgaggctgacattgttgcttGTGTTCAtcctggttccaagatagatgaaatttaCTACGACTCCGAAGTTATTACTGTCAACAAAGacgaagaactgactttgtcagttcaatgtggagttgcattgcaaccgggtgccggacccaaagcacggcagagatTTTAGATGCgactcgaaccctaccaaggtggttagagTGTCCATTCCACACCGCCAATTGGTACtaaaaatgcttagcattcaacgcattgatttgatccgctgcgcttttgagcgccgttaagtaaggctgtcgtcagcaggtgcccacgtaaaacataccggacgttgtcaacaaaGACGTGGCAGCCAAGTCACgaatgcaacgactgtttgtccttcccgattctgacggagcttttggtattactcaacgtccgtattagttttgcgaggataccaaattcaaataGAGCGGCATAAAACCAGCTCCCTTTTGTGCAGTCAAAAGCAATCCGCTGCAGTCGATcctcttttccaagacttggcgcatgttgaatatctggtcggttgttgatttggtctaaagccacactgataaggtccaattaggTTGTTGACGTTGAgttgtaatttttcatataccacgctcgatagaaccttatatgtatGCGATGttgatcccacggtagttgacgcagattatGGGTTGGGTTCCTTTTTTGTAGATTGCGAAGAGCAGACTTAAAttccagttgttgttgttgtagtggcagaaaTCTACCGAGTCGACAGTCTTTGACCTGATAAAAAAatatccgggtccgttccgattacgtagacccgactgtcgtgggaacggctcAATTCCAGTCatcggacatgctttcgtccgaccatattctacagaGAAGCAAATGCATGTTTCTTATAAGTTTTTgaatcgtcatcgattaggcaATTGGGTTCatcatctcctggtgttatgcttttacTGGAATATAGTAGGCTGGAGCAGTGTTCTCTCCCTagtttcagtatgctctgggtatcagtcactagatcacctctaggGGTTTTACGAAAGTAtactccggttttgaaaccttctgttagatTGCCGCATCTTCTCAtagagttttcgagcattacgCGTCGaccatattattattattattattattattattattattattattattattagtgaatttgcaattaattttttataattcataaatatatatttaacttaaacattttcgaaaataatttcaacacTATCTTCGTATCCCACAGACACCAGTGAACTGCACGAGCCCGTCAAGGTGCGTGAATGCCAGGAGAAGGCGCTGCAGGCCTTACAAGCCTACACGCTTGCGCACTACCCAGACACGCCGTCGAAATTCGGCGAGTTGCTGCTGCGCATACCAGATCTGCAAAAGACATGCCAGGTAAGCAATAACTAGCCACGTACTAAATAATTTACATACCACATATAAGCCTAATTTAATTACCAAACTCACCAACCACTCTTCCCTCGGCATTACCACAGCTCGGCAAGGAAATGCTCACGATTAAATCACGTGACGGCGGTGATTTCAATTTGCTGATGGAATTGTTGCGCGGAGAGCATTGACAAATGTTGTTGCATAGTGCGTGTAGTagagcgcaacaacaacaacaacaacgacgagAAGAAGCAGCAAGGGCGTCAACGTATGCAAATTGCCAGCTGCTGAATTGGCAAAGTGCAATGGATTTAGCCGCCTGGAAGGCTATTGGTTGTGCTTAAAATGGCGGCGAGCGCATGTTTTACCGTTAGTTTATCAAATATGCCGCTAAAGTTTCCGAAAAAGTTTGCGCAAGCGCatgaaacaacaaaatatacacGACATGCCGCGTAAATAGAACGAAGAcagcttaaaataaataaaaatatgaaatgaaaaaagtttatattagtGAATGTTAGATATCTAAGAATGGCAAACAGTgcgaaaactaaaatattttagcaGTTATACTACGCAAGAGTATAACTTTAGTAATCGATTGtgcagttttaaattaaaaacacaagTAGTATCTaacattttagtattttttactaTGCCCATAAAAAACACcctattttaagtattttaagtGTATTAAATTAAGTAACTAGACTTAGCATCTGATTACATAAGTAAGCATGTAATTAAATcaacttaaaagaaaaacaaaagaaacttGAATATGAAAAACATGTGCCTAAATGAGTAAACGTTAAAGAAACTGATAGTAAAATGCAACATATAAAAAggaattaaagtattttttttcgctGTTTATTGCTATAGAAAATGAGAGTGTGAAAATTGCGTATGaaattatgtatgtagaaaCCTTCCTTTAAGTGGAGTGTGTTCCATAAGCTTTTGACAGACACAGGCTTGTGCGTGTTTGAAATTGTGGACCATAGTAACagtaaaatatttgccaaatttataaaagaaaacttGTGTGTAGTGCTTAAGGTTGCATTTGCaaagaaatttgcataaaaaaatgaaaatcgtaAGTGGTAGAGAGCCAGgttctttgtatgtatgtgtatacatgtgtatgAAAGAGTAAATTTTTATGAGCTTGAAAATTATTCGCTTTTGAAGAATTGCAAAAGGTAGAttgaaagtttttcttttttgttttttaattaaataaaataattttttaattaaataaaatatttttttaattaaataaaataatattttaattaaaagatcggaagagcacacgttaaaataagtcaaaataaaattgaaagacttttttaattttcattaattttaaattaaattaattttacttaaattaattttaataaaattaatttttttgtaattttaacttaattttaaattgattaaattttataaaatatattaatgttttaattaagaattgaaagctgttttttatttttattaatttttaaacaaaataacaattttttcatttaatgaaattaatgaaaattaaaaaatttatgtattaaaaattctttaaaattaaaaaaaaatagcaaggTTTTTAGCATTTTGTGCGCATGGAAGTTAACCGATTTTGGAAAGAATTAAAAGCAGgacttttttctaaaattttatttaagtacaatacaatgaaaaatgaatttttaatattattaattattaaatgatttatgttttgttattttttttgtttttaatattttggatcTATTTTTAGCTAACTCAgatgaaaatatatacttttattagtttttttgtttcttttttttaattttaaa
Proteins encoded in this region:
- the LOC120769137 gene encoding nuclear hormone receptor FTZ-F1 beta — encoded protein: MSSTKAESAAGANPAVAAFGSTLAGSAFQLPVNMHAQLAANGSNGHSTNGTTTTTTTTTTRNNISVTNIKCEMDEGVVGTLMPNGNNIVPVIATTGAASYYNGASGGGGGGSGVGIRIPVTKAEDSDSEAELTNIENLKVTRRAHNNADSSSGTMGAGGAVSIGGGGSANNGNHNKNGPRPMSWEGELSETETTETELMETENSLSNSGVATHNFNATSIGVAVIKSEATTTTPGHTLAPTPTHPIKPEQMEQISVEVHGGALAGLGTTMRSGLGSSSSAGSLYSATHTKLAPTQSDPINLKYEPEAAAAAAGLMPTGANVNSPLLTRNKSATLPLPANPSPDSAIHSVYTHSSPSQSPLTSRHAPYTPSLSRNNSDASHSSCYSYSSEFSPTHSPIQGRHAPPAPALYGNYNGSLHHSVIYRPISVADGAAGAVTGNGNAGGNCSTEAQNLSMDTKVSPLNIGLEGLPASPAGISRQQLINSPCPICGDKISGFHYGIFSCESCKGFFKRTVQNRKNYVCVRGGPCPVSISTRKKCPACRFEKCLQKGMKLEAIREDRTRGGRSTYQCSYTLPNSMLSPLMCPEQQGVAAAVAAAAAAAANQQQQQHGRLGAPMAHSMSAQQQQQHTLNGLSGGLGAGQSIIKSEQCDDSGASARATNIPTLLQEIMDVEHLWQYNEAELARLNQPISTSSSSSSNASSSSSSTASAGGAPTGNPQMTNPLLASAGFGNGENTNPDLIAHLCNVADHRLYKIVKWCKSLPLFKHISIDDQICLLINSWCELLLFSCCYRSIDTPGEIKMSQGKKISLAQAKSSGLQACIERMLNMTENLRRLRVDRYEYVAMKVIVLLQSDTSELHEPVKVRECQEKALQALQAYTLAHYPDTPSKFGELLLRIPDLQKTCQLGKEMLTIKSRDGGDFNLLMELLRGEH